The sequence below is a genomic window from Salinispira pacifica.
ATATTGAATGAGTCTTACCAAGACCGAAGCCGCCGGTTGCCCCGTCGCCGTTGGCAATAACAAAATCAGCCTGGAACTCCTTGATCAGGGACTTGAGCTGGTTTTTCACACAGTAGATACCGGTTTTGGTTACAATTTCGGCAATATACAGAATCGTTTTTCCCATACCAAGCAGAATATACGGTTCGGGTGACATTTTACTACCCGTCGCATGTTTTATTTGATAGATTACACGTAAGCGGAGTTAATACTCCGTTTGAGTGGGCGTGCTGGTTGGCAACCACAGCAGTCAGCCGGAGCTGTAGAATCCGGTAAACGGTTGGAGCAAGGCTCAGCCGTTAATCCATTCTGTCGCCCGAACGGGGACAGGTTAGAGCGCATAAGGCTCTTACAGGAGGACATATGAAAAAGCATGATTTTCTCGACATTCGCGAGCTGTTGGATGATATCTTCGGTGCGGCCGAAGACTTCCGCATGGCATTCACCAATGAATTCAACGATTTCGGCAAGCAAACCTTCCGATGGCAGGAACACCGGGATTTTTACCCCGGCTACTCCTACCCTCCGGTGAATGTGTATATGACTGAGGACAAAACCATGGTCCTGCAGTTCGCACTTGCGGGCTTCTCGGAAGATGATATTAACCTTGAATTCAAGGGAGATTACCTTATCTTCTCCGCCGATGCTCCCAGCGACTTCGACCCCGACGGTGATGTCCGGTATTTTAAGCGCAGACTGAAACTGAAAAATGTGAAGGATCAACGCTATTTTGTGCCGGCAGACAAATATCACCAGGACAAAGTCAAGGCAGCTTTGAAAAACTCCATACTCACCGTCACCATCCCTCCCAGAGATGAAATTCAGGAGGAAGAAGGTGTGAAAGTTGATATCAAAGCCGAGGATCAAAAGAGCAGCGGCAAATCAAAAATCAAGGATGCCTGACGGCACCCTGCAGGAGGAGGAAATATGATTTTCTGGACAATCGTAGGAATCGGAATCGGATTCTTCTTCAACCCCCAAATCGAGGACGGTCTTCATAAAGTCTCCCGCATGATCAAAGATAAGCGGGGCGGCCACGACCGCTACTGAATCCCCGGGGTTTTGAAAATACAAACCCGAAAACAATCTGCAGGCTGAGCAATTCGCTACCGTCTGCGGACAATTACCAGCACCCGAAGCCGTCCGGATCATTTCCGGACGGTTTTTTTTTACTCTAAGGCATTGTACAGCAGCCCAGGTAAATTTGACCCAGGGCAAAACGGGTCATTATGACCATGTGAGTCTTTTTGATACACAAACTTCCCCGTGCGGCCATGAGTGGGCTCAACCTGAAACCATTTGGCTTAGGAGTATCCAGCTCCGCCCTCACAGCTCCTGCCGCCTGAAAATGTATCGGCACAGCAATGATTGTATAATTCTCTAATACACAAGCATTTATTAACCCAAGAATTTTTTACAAAATTTTCATCATAAATCCTGAATAGTTGGCACGAATAATGCATATGAGAGTGTAAGAACAGAAATTACCATGGAGGTAGAAAATGAATACAGTAGTACGATACAGAAACGGACGCGGGCTGGCCAACCAGATGGATGAACTGTTCAACAGCGTATTTTACGCAACACCTGAGCAGCGCATGAGAAAACCCGCAGTGGATGTACGGGAAGAAGACGACCGCTACATTGTGGAGGCTGAACTGCCCGGCATGAGCGATGCTGATATCGATATCACCATCGATGACGGAAAGCTGAAAATTGAGAACCGCAAGCAGGAACCCGAAGACGAGCAGAAGGCAACACAGAGCGAAGCAACCTATCTGCTGAAAGAACGCCGGGAAATGAACTTCAGCCGCAGCTTCGGTCTCCCCCGGGACGTGGACCAGGAACAGATCAGCGCCAATTTCACCAACGGCCTGCTTACCCTCACTCTTCCCAAGGCGGAAGAAGCCAAGCCCCGGCAGATTAAAATCAGCTAGGCCAAATGACTTCGGGCACTATCTATAATGCCCGGCAGACGGCAGGCGGGAACCTCCCGCCTGTTCCTTACATCAGTGTGAAATCAGGTGCAGTGTTCTGGTAAAACCGGCACCTGTTAAAAATACAAGCCCGGGGGTTTCGAGATTCCCCCGGGTCTTTTTATGCCTGAGTGATGTCCCCCTAAGAAAATTTCCGCTCTATTTATAACCTCTTGTATGAGTAATGTTCGATTCCACATCCTGTTGTAGTATAATCATAAGACAGGGGGCCTGAAATGAACCAGGATCAATCGGAACAGACAAAACCCAGATTGCGTGCGTTGCATGCCGTACCCTTCTTCATCGGATACAGCCTTCTCCCCCTCTATTGGCTTTTTCCCGGGGGATGGAGTGTGGCGGTCTTTGTATTTGTGCTGATACCCGTTTTTGACGTGATTTTCGGCAAGAGCAGCGTAAATTTCACGTCCCCACGAATCCCGCGGGCCTTTGATGTGCTCATATGGCTGTGGCCGTTCCTCCAGATGGGAAATCTGGTTGCCGCTCTGATCATGCTGCAGACTGCCGGAGGAAATGTCTGGTTTTTTACCGGGCACATTCTTTCGCTGGGCATAATAAACGGCGCAGTGGGCATTACCTACGCCCACGAGCTGATTCACAGGAAATCCAGGGCGGAAAATTTTCTTGGAGAGATAATACTCAGTACCGTGTGGTATCTGCACTGGAAAGTTGAGCATGTACGCGGACACCATGCTTTTGTAGCAACACCCAAAGATCCCGCCAGCGCTCCTCTGGGATCAACTATCTACAGCTTCATTCCCAAGTCATTTTTCGGCGGATGGAAAAGCACAGCAGCTCTGGAATCGGAAAGACTCAAGCGGAAAGGCCTTCCCCCCATCTCCCTGAGAAATTATCTATGGAGTGCAGCTCTCATTCCTTCAGTCTTTACCGCTGCCGTGGGTCTGCTCATTGGTTTCAAGGCAATGCTGATATTTCTCCTTCAGGCCCTGGTAGCCATAATTCTGCTTGAAATTGTAAATTACATCGAACACTACGGTCTTCGGAGAAAACAGCTGGAAAGCGGAAACTACGAACGGCCCCACCCCGGTATATCATGGAATGCTGACAATCGGCTTACCAACGCCTTCCTCATAAACCTGCAGCGGCATTCTGACCATCATGCCCGCCCCAGAGTTCAGTACCCCATGCTGGAAAGCCGGAAAGATGCGCCCCAGCTCCCCTTCGGCTACGCGACCATGATCCTGGCAGCCCTCATTCCTCCTCTGTATAAGCGCATAGTTGAACCCCGGATTCCCCCGGACTGAAAAACCGGCATGTAAATCCGAGACCTGCACTGTTGATTACTTAGCCCATGCTTCCGCTGAAATGGCAAATTTTCAGCGCTCTGATAGTGGTGATCACGCTTATATCAGTTTTTATTATATATCGAAGACAAAAC
It includes:
- a CDS encoding Hsp20/alpha crystallin family protein, whose protein sequence is MKKHDFLDIRELLDDIFGAAEDFRMAFTNEFNDFGKQTFRWQEHRDFYPGYSYPPVNVYMTEDKTMVLQFALAGFSEDDINLEFKGDYLIFSADAPSDFDPDGDVRYFKRRLKLKNVKDQRYFVPADKYHQDKVKAALKNSILTVTIPPRDEIQEEEGVKVDIKAEDQKSSGKSKIKDA
- a CDS encoding Hsp20/alpha crystallin family protein, giving the protein MNTVVRYRNGRGLANQMDELFNSVFYATPEQRMRKPAVDVREEDDRYIVEAELPGMSDADIDITIDDGKLKIENRKQEPEDEQKATQSEATYLLKERREMNFSRSFGLPRDVDQEQISANFTNGLLTLTLPKAEEAKPRQIKIS
- a CDS encoding alkane 1-monooxygenase, producing MNQDQSEQTKPRLRALHAVPFFIGYSLLPLYWLFPGGWSVAVFVFVLIPVFDVIFGKSSVNFTSPRIPRAFDVLIWLWPFLQMGNLVAALIMLQTAGGNVWFFTGHILSLGIINGAVGITYAHELIHRKSRAENFLGEIILSTVWYLHWKVEHVRGHHAFVATPKDPASAPLGSTIYSFIPKSFFGGWKSTAALESERLKRKGLPPISLRNYLWSAALIPSVFTAAVGLLIGFKAMLIFLLQALVAIILLEIVNYIEHYGLRRKQLESGNYERPHPGISWNADNRLTNAFLINLQRHSDHHARPRVQYPMLESRKDAPQLPFGYATMILAALIPPLYKRIVEPRIPPD